One stretch of Falco naumanni isolate bFalNau1 chromosome 7, bFalNau1.pat, whole genome shotgun sequence DNA includes these proteins:
- the LARP6 gene encoding la-related protein 6 has translation MAQRPAGSGPVQLRVPVRAEAAEGGGAAGGSCSEEDSGRCGRSSGGENDDDSDQNWKPPENDLIQKLVTQIEYYFSDENLEKDAFLLKHVRRNKMGYVSVKLLTSFKKVKHLTRDWRTTAYALKYSDTLELNDDNKKVRRNNPVPVFPSENLPTRMLLVYDIHMNSELQALKKQENGCMQERIMEHLLKAFVTFGVISSVRILKPGRDLPPDIKRISNRYTQLGTQECAIIEFEEVDAAIRAHDFMSAEKKETGMKVILIGMKPPKKKVPKDKNRDEDTSKSLKKAGSLNKRVEELQFVGDESSANSSSDPESNPTSPLSGRRSTATNTMSSLSPVIHSNNYLSPNVSLRSSPWNSPSSPRKVTKKSPLAAGSKLNPSASPEVPRKCTDYSSDSSITPSGSPWVQRRKAQTVTQEKSPVSSPMLVRKIQNADGLPVGVLRLPWGPDGTKGFHGGCERRKATKNE, from the exons ATGGCCCAgcggccggcgggcagcggcccggTGCAGCTCCGGGTGCCCGTGCGGGCGGAGGCGGCggagggcggcggcgcggcgggcggcagctGCAGCGAGGAGGACTCGGGGCGCTGCGGGCGCTCCAG TGGTGGGGAAAATGATGATGACTCTGATCAGAACTGGAAACCACCAGAAAATGACCTGATCCAGAAATTAGTAACACAGATTGAATATTACTTCTCAGATGAGAACCTCGAGAAAGATGCCTTCCTTCTAAAGCACGTGAGAAGAAATAAGATGGGCTATGTCAGTGTTAAACTCCTCACTTCTTTTAAGAAG GTGAAGCACCTTACCCGTGACTGGAGAACTACAGCCTATGCCCTGAAGTACTCAGACACTCTTGAGCTGAATGATGATAACAAAAAGGTTAGAAGAAATAATCCAGTTCCAGTGTTTCCAAGTGAAAACCTACCTACCAGGATGTTACTGGTGTATGATATCCACATGAATTCTGAGCTGCAGGCtcttaaaaaacaagaaaatggatGCATGCAAGAAAGGATAATGGAACATCTCCTCAAAGCCTTTGTAACTTTTGGTGTAATTTCATCAGTTCGTATTCTCAAGCCTGGTAGAGATCTACCACCTGATATCAAGAGGATCAGCAATCGGTACACCCAACTGGGAACTCAGGAATGTGCAATTATAGAATTTGAAGAAGTAGATGCTGCCATACGTGCTCATGACTTTATGAgtgctgaaaagaaagagacCGGCATGAAAGTCATCCTCATAGGCATGAAACCTCCAAAGAAAAAGGTTCCCAAAGACAAGAACCGTGATGAAGATACCAGCAAGAGCCTTAAGAAGGCTGGATCCCTTAATAAGAGAGTTGAGGAACTTCAGTTTGTTGGTGATGAATCTTCAGCAAATAGCTCTTCTGATCCAGAGAGTAATCCTACATCACCACTGTCAGGACGCAGGAGTACTGCAACAAATACTATGAGTAGTTTGAGCCCTGTCATTCACTCGAACAACTATTTGAGTCCTAACGTGTCACTCCGATCGAGTCCTTGGAACAGTCCATCTTCACCAAGAAAAGTAACCAAAAAGTCTccgctggctgcaggcagcaagctCAACCCAAGCGCTAGCCCTGAAGTTCCAAGGAAGTGTACAGATTATTCCTCGGATAGCAGTATCACTCCTTCTGGTAGCCCCTGggtacagagaagaaaagctcaAACTGTAACACAAGAGAAGAGTCCCGTCAGTAGCCCCATGTTGGTTCGGAAAATACAAAACGCAGATGGCCTGCCCGTAGGGGTGCTGCGGCTGCCTTGGGGGCCTGACGGCACTAAAGGGTTCCATGGCGGATGCGAGAGAAGGAAGGCTACAAAGAATGAATAA
- the ADAL gene encoding adenosine deaminase-like protein isoform X2, with protein MFQIIYQITTRTEDILLITKDVIKEFADDGVKYLELRSTPREEKSTGMTKRMYVETVLEGIKQCKEEGLDIDVRLLIAINRRGGPAVAKQTVKLAEEFRLSTDGVVVGLDLSGDPTAGHGQDFLEPLSEAKKAGLKLALHLSEIPNQEEETKILLGLPPDRIGHGTFLNSATAGSEELVPLVRQNHIPIELCMTSNIKTQTVPSCDKHHFGYWYNMGHPAVLCTDDKGVFATDLSQEYELVAKTFNLTRSQMWDLSYESINYIFASSVVKSKLREQWCKLKPTLFD; from the exons atgtttcagaTCATCTATCAGATTACCACTAGGACTGAAGATATTTTACTG ATAACTAAAGATGTTATTAAAGAATTTGCTGATGATGGTGTCAAGTATCTGGAATTGAGGAGCACTCCTAGAGAAGAAAAGTCCACAG GTATGACCAAAAGGATGTACGTTGAAACTGTACTTGAAGGTATAAAGCAGTGTAAAGAAGAAGGCTTGGATATAGATGTAAG ATTGTTAATAGCAATAAATAGAAGAGGCGGCCCAGCAGTTGCTAAGCAGACTGTTAAACTTGCTGAAGAGTTTCGTCTTTCCACTGACGGCGTTGTAGTAGGACTTGACCTCAGCGGTGATCCCACT GCAGGACATGGTCAAGATTTTTTGGAACCGCtctcagaagcaaaaaaagcaggTCTAAAGCTGGCATTGCATCTTTCAGAG ATTCCAAATCAAGAAGAGGAGACCAAAATTCTCCTGGGCCTGCCTCCTGACAGGATTGGACATGGAACATTTCTCAACTCTGCAACAGCAGGTTCAGAAGAGTTAGTACCCCTTGTTCGACAAAATCATATACCTAttg AACTTTGCATGACATCAAACATTAAAACTCAGACAGTGCCTTCCTGTGACAAACACCATTTTGGATACTGGTACAACATGGGCCACCCTGCAGTGCTTTGt ACTGATGATAAAGGCGTCTTTGCAACAGATCTGTCGCAAGAATACGAGCTGGTTGCAAAAACATTTAATCTGACTCGATCACAGATGTGGGATCTTTCCTACGAATCAATCAACTATATCTTTGCTTCAAGCGTAGTAAAATCAAAGCTAAGGGAACAGTGGTGTAAACTGAAGCCAACTCTGTTTGATTAA
- the ADAL gene encoding adenosine deaminase-like protein isoform X1 has translation MAAEPELHFYRQLPKVELHAHLNGCISSATMKKLMAQKPYLQIQNGMTMIDKGKKRTLDECFQMFQIIYQITTRTEDILLITKDVIKEFADDGVKYLELRSTPREEKSTGMTKRMYVETVLEGIKQCKEEGLDIDVRLLIAINRRGGPAVAKQTVKLAEEFRLSTDGVVVGLDLSGDPTAGHGQDFLEPLSEAKKAGLKLALHLSEIPNQEEETKILLGLPPDRIGHGTFLNSATAGSEELVPLVRQNHIPIELCMTSNIKTQTVPSCDKHHFGYWYNMGHPAVLCTDDKGVFATDLSQEYELVAKTFNLTRSQMWDLSYESINYIFASSVVKSKLREQWCKLKPTLFD, from the exons gaactTCATGCTCATTTGAATGGCTGTATCAGTTCTGCCACTATGAAGAAACTTATGGCCCAGAAGCCATACCTTCAGATCCAGAACGGAATGACTATGATtgacaaaggaaagaaaagaaccCTAGATGA atgttttcagatgtttcagaTCATCTATCAGATTACCACTAGGACTGAAGATATTTTACTG ATAACTAAAGATGTTATTAAAGAATTTGCTGATGATGGTGTCAAGTATCTGGAATTGAGGAGCACTCCTAGAGAAGAAAAGTCCACAG GTATGACCAAAAGGATGTACGTTGAAACTGTACTTGAAGGTATAAAGCAGTGTAAAGAAGAAGGCTTGGATATAGATGTAAG ATTGTTAATAGCAATAAATAGAAGAGGCGGCCCAGCAGTTGCTAAGCAGACTGTTAAACTTGCTGAAGAGTTTCGTCTTTCCACTGACGGCGTTGTAGTAGGACTTGACCTCAGCGGTGATCCCACT GCAGGACATGGTCAAGATTTTTTGGAACCGCtctcagaagcaaaaaaagcaggTCTAAAGCTGGCATTGCATCTTTCAGAG ATTCCAAATCAAGAAGAGGAGACCAAAATTCTCCTGGGCCTGCCTCCTGACAGGATTGGACATGGAACATTTCTCAACTCTGCAACAGCAGGTTCAGAAGAGTTAGTACCCCTTGTTCGACAAAATCATATACCTAttg AACTTTGCATGACATCAAACATTAAAACTCAGACAGTGCCTTCCTGTGACAAACACCATTTTGGATACTGGTACAACATGGGCCACCCTGCAGTGCTTTGt ACTGATGATAAAGGCGTCTTTGCAACAGATCTGTCGCAAGAATACGAGCTGGTTGCAAAAACATTTAATCTGACTCGATCACAGATGTGGGATCTTTCCTACGAATCAATCAACTATATCTTTGCTTCAAGCGTAGTAAAATCAAAGCTAAGGGAACAGTGGTGTAAACTGAAGCCAACTCTGTTTGATTAA